One window of the Deltaproteobacteria bacterium genome contains the following:
- a CDS encoding sigma-54-dependent Fis family transcriptional regulator encodes MMKENAQILVVDDEPTVCLALVNWLKEENYFAMAVEDGPKAIAAVREGNWDIVLLDLKMPGMDGLEALREIKKIAPQTIVILMTAYASVASAVQAMREGSHDYIVKPLDVEELTLMLNKIVEHQQLVTENILLRQRLSEYNEFEDIIGRSPPMQEVFELIETVADSNATVLITGETGTGKELIARAIHTRSSRRYNPFIAVSCGALPETLLESELFGHEKGAFTGAHRTKKGRFEMAHGGTLFLDEIGDISLKTQVKLLRVLQEKNFHRLGGTAQVDVDVRLIAATNRNLTDAVEEGIFRSDLYYRLNVVSVHMPPLRDRREDIPLLAAHFINKYNLECNKRFDRVEEKAMETMMGYHWPGNVRELENVIERAIVIDQGPEVKVKHLPFCSVDMPAVDEPQVLEEVEKLHIQKMLERHGWNIARTARLLNIDRTTLHKKIKKFALKRQ; translated from the coding sequence ATGATGAAGGAAAATGCGCAGATTCTTGTGGTTGATGATGAGCCGACAGTCTGTCTTGCCCTTGTCAATTGGTTGAAGGAAGAGAACTATTTCGCCATGGCGGTGGAGGATGGTCCCAAGGCCATTGCTGCCGTGCGGGAGGGGAACTGGGACATTGTCCTGCTTGACCTGAAAATGCCGGGCATGGACGGGCTGGAGGCGCTGCGGGAAATCAAAAAGATTGCGCCCCAGACCATAGTCATCTTGATGACCGCCTACGCTTCTGTGGCCAGCGCGGTGCAGGCCATGAGAGAGGGTTCTCATGACTATATTGTCAAACCCCTGGACGTGGAAGAGCTCACCCTGATGCTCAACAAGATTGTCGAACATCAACAGCTCGTCACCGAGAATATCCTCTTGCGCCAGCGTTTGAGCGAGTATAACGAGTTCGAAGACATTATTGGCAGGAGTCCGCCAATGCAAGAGGTGTTCGAGCTTATTGAAACAGTGGCCGACTCCAACGCCACCGTACTGATCACCGGAGAGACAGGCACCGGCAAGGAACTGATTGCGCGGGCCATCCATACCCGCAGCTCCCGCCGATACAACCCCTTTATCGCCGTCAGTTGCGGCGCCCTTCCGGAGACACTTCTTGAAAGCGAGTTGTTCGGCCATGAAAAAGGCGCGTTTACCGGTGCGCACCGAACCAAGAAGGGACGATTTGAGATGGCCCACGGAGGCACTCTTTTTCTGGATGAGATTGGTGACATCAGCTTGAAGACACAGGTCAAGCTCCTTAGAGTTTTGCAGGAAAAAAACTTTCACCGATTAGGGGGTACGGCCCAAGTCGATGTAGATGTCCGCCTCATTGCTGCTACCAACCGGAATTTGACTGACGCGGTGGAAGAGGGCATTTTTCGTAGCGACCTGTACTATCGGCTCAATGTGGTCAGCGTACACATGCCGCCACTGCGTGATCGGCGTGAAGATATACCCCTGCTTGCGGCCCACTTCATCAATAAATACAATCTAGAGTGTAACAAGAGGTTTGACCGCGTGGAAGAGAAGGCTATGGAGACAATGATGGGTTACCACTGGCCCGGCAACGTGCGTGAGCTGGAAAATGTCATTGAGCGGGCAATTGTGATTGATCAGGGGCCTGAAGTGAAGGTGAAGCACTTGCCTTTCTGCAGTGTTGACATGCCAGCAGTTGACGAACCCCAAGTCCTTGAGGAAGTAGAAAAACTTCATATTCAAAAGATGCTTGAGCGCCATGGCTGGAACATCGCCAGGACAGCGCGTCTTTTGAATATTGACCGCACTACCCTGCACAAGAAAATCAAGAAGTTCGCCCTGAAAAGACAGTGA
- a CDS encoding PAS domain S-box protein — translation MLIKHDQQCKRRGRYTGKGDHMGKPSYEELEHRVRELERLVNMKVFAPDFEFATRDLIYFKAYEDWSVDFFSEQEIEHLTGYGLEDFRERKIRWLDIVHVEDRNIVQDTVKRGLESHDKYFKAEYRILRKQGETRWVRQRAFIICDGDGDLLYVRGVLNDVTVQKNMELALESESEIFIWMADHLDDGIYIVSGDYRIKFMNKALIDLVGNQVGEVCYRTFFQRDTPCPWSVIDTMRGQGACLEEYRPCLQEYHLPRLGRTFQVRSFPMRMRDGCIAKLGHLKDVTRTRQLETEIKEFSARHRAIEAAADKADLGIFMVQDIDGIEARFCYVNEAFCHITGYMRSELLARSIADLIHVESLATTLGRYQCRERGETLDRIYDIKMVRKDGKAITVFYTVALSTYDGKLATVGFLQDITERKMVEQALRRSQRLASTGRLAAEIAHEINNPLSSVLTFAKLLSRIVNKKPFPVHRVAELQEFVGHLEGEAGRCANISRNLLEFSRQGELDVKENDVNEILEKILDIVKHRVELQAIEIDISLASDLPSVFCDFKRLQQVFINIFWNAVEAMPDGGRLRVSTSFDRSRDIVNVKISDTGEGIPEEILERIFEPFVTTKAKRKGAGLGLSVVHGIIRQHQGHVHVRSKVGQGTCFTIELCANKRFVTSLGDKESCETPGAKGREVAKAGSM, via the coding sequence ATGCTGATAAAGCATGATCAGCAGTGCAAGCGTCGCGGCAGGTACACGGGAAAAGGGGACCACATGGGCAAACCGAGTTACGAAGAACTGGAGCATAGAGTGAGAGAACTGGAGAGGCTTGTCAATATGAAAGTTTTTGCTCCGGATTTTGAATTTGCAACCAGAGATCTAATATATTTTAAGGCCTATGAGGATTGGTCTGTCGATTTTTTCAGTGAACAGGAAATAGAACATTTGACTGGATATGGGCTTGAGGATTTTCGGGAGAGAAAGATAAGATGGCTTGATATTGTTCATGTGGAAGACAGGAATATCGTGCAAGACACAGTGAAAAGAGGATTGGAATCACATGACAAATACTTCAAGGCAGAATACAGAATTCTCAGGAAGCAAGGAGAGACAAGGTGGGTAAGGCAAAGAGCATTCATCATTTGCGACGGTGATGGTGACTTGTTATACGTGCGAGGGGTTCTAAACGACGTCACTGTCCAGAAAAACATGGAGCTGGCACTTGAGTCCGAAAGCGAGATATTTATTTGGATGGCCGACCATCTTGACGATGGCATCTATATAGTCTCCGGTGACTACAGGATCAAGTTCATGAACAAGGCCCTGATCGATCTGGTGGGTAATCAGGTGGGCGAGGTGTGCTATCGCACTTTTTTTCAGCGAGACACGCCATGCCCCTGGTCGGTGATAGATACGATGAGGGGACAAGGGGCCTGCCTGGAGGAATATCGCCCTTGCCTTCAGGAATATCATTTGCCGAGACTGGGGAGGACTTTTCAGGTGAGGAGCTTCCCTATGAGGATGCGTGATGGTTGTATCGCCAAACTCGGCCATCTCAAAGACGTTACCCGAACCAGGCAGTTGGAAACTGAGATCAAGGAATTCTCAGCCCGGCACCGGGCCATTGAGGCCGCGGCCGATAAGGCTGACCTGGGAATATTCATGGTTCAGGACATTGATGGCATTGAAGCTCGGTTTTGCTATGTGAACGAGGCGTTTTGCCACATTACTGGCTATATGCGAAGTGAATTGCTGGCCAGAAGCATAGCCGATTTGATCCATGTGGAGAGCCTGGCAACAACGCTTGGGCGTTATCAATGCAGAGAACGTGGGGAAACGCTGGACAGGATATATGACATCAAGATGGTTCGCAAGGACGGGAAGGCGATTACGGTGTTTTATACAGTGGCCCTTTCTACTTATGATGGCAAGTTGGCCACCGTTGGATTCCTCCAGGATATCACCGAAAGAAAGATGGTTGAGCAGGCCCTTCGCCGATCGCAAAGGCTTGCCTCGACCGGCAGGTTGGCGGCGGAAATAGCCCATGAGATAAACAACCCCTTGAGTAGTGTCCTGACCTTTGCCAAATTGTTAAGCAGGATTGTTAACAAGAAGCCTTTCCCGGTGCATCGAGTGGCTGAGTTGCAGGAGTTTGTCGGCCATCTGGAGGGCGAGGCCGGGCGCTGCGCCAACATATCCAGGAATCTGTTGGAGTTTTCACGCCAGGGAGAGCTCGATGTCAAAGAAAATGACGTCAACGAAATTCTTGAAAAGATCCTCGACATCGTGAAGCATCGTGTTGAGCTGCAGGCAATCGAGATCGATATCTCTCTTGCCTCGGATCTTCCCTCCGTATTTTGTGATTTCAAACGATTGCAGCAGGTGTTCATCAATATTTTCTGGAATGCTGTTGAGGCGATGCCTGACGGGGGAAGGCTCCGTGTTTCCACCAGTTTTGACCGAAGCCGGGATATCGTCAATGTTAAAATCAGTGACACCGGAGAGGGCATCCCGGAGGAGATCCTGGAGCGGATCTTCGAGCCTTTTGTTACTACCAAGGCAAAGCGAAAGGGCGCGGGGTTGGGGTTGTCTGTGGTCCATGGCATCATTCGCCAGCATCAGGGGCATGTTCATGTCCGCAGTAAGGTGGGGCAGGGCACATGCTTTACCATTGAGCTTTGCGCCAACAAGCGTTTTGTGACCAGCCTTGGAGACAAAGAGAGCTGTGAGACACCTGGGGCCAAAGGCCGAGAAGTGGCCAAGGCTGGTTCGATGTAG